A genome region from Natronosalvus rutilus includes the following:
- a CDS encoding YgaP family membrane protein, with protein MVHNVGSSDSTVRVIAGALVAVLGAAILLGFLEAGALVGVVALVIGVVLVGTGLTRTCLVYRVLGIDTSKRM; from the coding sequence ATGGTACACAATGTTGGGTCTTCCGATAGCACCGTGCGGGTAATTGCGGGAGCTCTGGTGGCGGTCCTCGGCGCCGCGATCCTCCTCGGGTTCCTCGAGGCAGGAGCGCTCGTCGGCGTCGTGGCGCTGGTGATCGGCGTCGTCCTCGTTGGCACGGGTCTCACGCGAACCTGCCTCGTGTACCGGGTACTCGGAATCGACACGTCCAAACGGATGTAA
- a CDS encoding NAD(P)/FAD-dependent oxidoreductase, giving the protein MTERVVIVGGGTGGTVLANNLAGRLDREIDAGDVEITLINDGPDHVYKPVWLYVPFGQRELENGRRPLEELLDSRVTLRIDRITDIDADAQRLRSRNPGRPIEYDYLVLATGSTLAPEEIPGLAEAGHDYYSESGATALRDELLSFTEGHLVLSVVGTPHMCPAAPLEFVFMADDWFRERGLREDVDITYTYPIQRVHGNPHIAEWARPLMDERDIRVETFFNAEEIDADENVVRSMEGTDLEYDLLVGIPPHRGIDLIEEAGLGDRGWVDVNKHTLEAEAAENVYALGDTANTGVPNAGSVAHYQAGVVSQRLASEIRGQPPTAVYDGKTLCFIETGMDAASFVEFDYENPPSPARPSQKLHWSKLAYNESYWLTARGLL; this is encoded by the coding sequence ATGACCGAACGTGTCGTCATCGTCGGCGGCGGAACCGGTGGTACCGTGCTCGCGAACAACCTGGCTGGCCGCCTCGACAGAGAGATCGACGCCGGCGACGTCGAGATCACGTTGATCAACGATGGCCCGGACCACGTCTACAAGCCGGTGTGGCTCTACGTGCCGTTCGGCCAGCGGGAACTCGAAAACGGCCGTCGGCCGCTCGAGGAACTGCTCGACAGCCGGGTGACCCTGCGAATCGACCGAATCACCGACATCGACGCCGACGCCCAGCGATTGCGCTCGCGAAACCCCGGCAGGCCGATCGAGTACGATTACCTCGTGCTCGCCACCGGGTCGACGCTCGCCCCCGAGGAGATCCCCGGCCTGGCTGAGGCCGGACACGACTACTACAGCGAATCGGGGGCGACCGCGCTCAGGGACGAACTCCTCTCGTTCACCGAGGGTCACCTGGTGCTCAGCGTCGTTGGCACCCCACACATGTGCCCGGCGGCACCCCTCGAGTTCGTCTTCATGGCTGACGACTGGTTCCGCGAGCGAGGTCTCCGCGAGGACGTCGACATCACCTACACCTACCCCATCCAGCGCGTCCACGGCAATCCCCACATCGCCGAGTGGGCGCGCCCCCTCATGGACGAGCGGGACATCCGCGTGGAGACGTTCTTCAACGCCGAGGAAATCGACGCCGACGAGAACGTCGTCCGGTCGATGGAGGGGACGGACCTCGAGTACGACCTTCTCGTCGGGATTCCGCCCCACCGCGGGATCGACCTGATCGAGGAGGCGGGCCTCGGCGACCGCGGCTGGGTCGACGTGAACAAGCACACGCTCGAAGCGGAAGCTGCCGAGAACGTCTACGCGCTCGGCGACACGGCCAACACTGGCGTCCCGAACGCCGGGAGCGTCGCCCACTACCAGGCCGGTGTCGTCAGCCAGCGACTCGCGAGCGAGATTCGTGGCCAGCCGCCGACGGCGGTCTACGACGGCAAGACGCTCTGTTTCATCGAAACGGGCATGGACGCGGCGTCGTTCGTCGAGTTCGATTACGAGAACCCGCCGTCGCCGGCCCGACCCTCGCAAAAGCTCCACTGGTCGAAGCTGGCGTACAACGAATCGTACTGGCTCACCGCACGGGGTCTCCTCTAA
- a CDS encoding HalOD1 output domain-containing protein → MTIDHHQNSPSVSHRVVNAVARKEGIDPIDLEPLYHAIDPDSLDRLFSSEAAADDRAADELTFTFAGYRVTVSADGSVDVATISGDGGQPSSIDQSATPSGEPNTPD, encoded by the coding sequence ATGACAATTGACCACCACCAGAATTCACCGTCTGTCAGCCATCGTGTCGTGAACGCGGTCGCCAGGAAGGAAGGGATCGATCCGATCGATCTGGAACCGCTGTATCACGCAATCGATCCGGATAGCCTCGACAGGCTGTTCTCGAGCGAGGCGGCGGCCGACGACCGGGCGGCCGACGAGCTCACGTTTACGTTCGCCGGCTATCGAGTCACCGTCTCCGCCGACGGATCGGTCGACGTGGCCACGATCAGCGGAGACGGCGGGCAACCGAGTTCGATCGACCAGTCAGCCACACCGTCAGGCGAACCGAACACCCCCGATTGA
- a CDS encoding helix-turn-helix domain-containing protein — protein sequence MSVLTELTIPADEFVLADTLTASPDMHIEIKRVVGGKSTVTPYLWASGEGFDAFEKQLRDDDMVREVLMLEEQNERSDEDDTEERFYRVTWEMDVPNLITAVSDARATVLEAVSNEEHRWEVKILFPGEQSLSDFHEYCVEHGFSFEPQRVYRPENPEEQAEYGVTAEQQEALEAAYHAGYFDVPRDRTLTDLATELDISRNALSARLRRGQRNLLANTLVREK from the coding sequence ATGAGCGTACTCACGGAACTCACGATCCCGGCCGACGAGTTCGTCCTCGCGGATACGTTGACGGCGTCGCCGGACATGCACATCGAGATCAAGCGCGTCGTGGGCGGGAAATCCACCGTCACGCCCTACCTCTGGGCCTCCGGCGAGGGGTTCGACGCCTTCGAGAAACAACTCCGGGACGACGACATGGTCCGGGAAGTCCTCATGCTCGAGGAGCAAAACGAGCGATCGGACGAGGACGACACGGAGGAACGATTTTACCGGGTGACCTGGGAGATGGACGTACCAAACCTCATCACGGCCGTCTCGGACGCGAGAGCGACCGTGCTCGAGGCGGTGAGCAACGAAGAACACCGCTGGGAAGTGAAAATCCTCTTTCCCGGCGAACAATCCCTCTCTGACTTTCACGAGTATTGCGTCGAACACGGCTTTTCGTTCGAACCCCAGCGCGTGTACCGCCCCGAAAACCCAGAAGAGCAGGCGGAGTACGGCGTCACAGCCGAGCAACAGGAAGCGCTCGAGGCAGCCTATCACGCCGGATACTTCGACGTCCCCCGCGATCGGACGCTGACGGACCTCGCGACCGAACTCGACATCTCGCGAAACGCGCTGTCCGCTCGGCTCCGGCGCGGCCAGCGAAACCTCCTCGCCAACACGCTCGTGCGCGAAAAGTGA
- a CDS encoding DUF1641 domain-containing protein has protein sequence MSEQTSSGRDDLEAAIAENPEAVAAFVRRLDAVNELLDVVSLGDGALTDEMVVELANTGSTLAESADGLATEETIGLAETVGQNGADLQDALETVLELQRSGTLDELSDLAGVVTLATAALDDEMVTSLAGTGAALGEVADTAADDDTRTGIETMLESVGAAEREALEPVGPVGLLRATRDPDVQYGLAYVLAVARSIGRAQSQPGGA, from the coding sequence ATGTCCGAACAGACATCGAGCGGACGGGACGACCTCGAGGCCGCTATCGCGGAGAACCCCGAGGCCGTCGCGGCGTTCGTCCGCCGACTCGACGCCGTCAATGAACTGCTCGACGTGGTCTCGCTCGGCGACGGTGCACTCACCGACGAGATGGTCGTCGAACTCGCGAACACGGGATCGACCCTCGCCGAATCCGCGGACGGCCTCGCGACCGAGGAGACGATCGGTCTGGCCGAAACGGTCGGGCAAAATGGGGCCGACCTCCAGGACGCCCTGGAGACCGTCCTCGAGTTACAGCGAAGCGGCACGTTGGACGAACTGAGCGACCTCGCCGGGGTCGTCACGCTCGCGACAGCCGCCCTCGACGACGAGATGGTCACTTCCCTCGCGGGCACGGGAGCCGCACTCGGGGAAGTAGCCGACACGGCCGCCGACGACGACACCCGAACCGGCATCGAGACGATGCTCGAGAGCGTCGGGGCCGCCGAACGCGAGGCCCTCGAGCCCGTTGGCCCCGTTGGACTGCTTCGCGCGACACGCGACCCGGACGTGCAGTACGGGCTCGCATACGTGCTCGCGGTTGCGAGGTCGATCGGTCGTGCCCAGTCGCAACCTGGTGGAGCCTGA
- a CDS encoding sulfurtransferase TusA family protein has translation MTDTDIEPTETVNARGAACPGPLMDLIGKIRSVEPGAVVCLLSDNDQSLTDVPEWAEQAGNEVLAVESHDDYQAFYVEKA, from the coding sequence ATGACAGACACAGACATCGAGCCGACCGAAACCGTCAACGCCCGTGGGGCCGCGTGCCCCGGCCCGCTCATGGACCTCATCGGAAAGATCCGAAGCGTCGAGCCCGGCGCAGTGGTGTGCCTGCTGAGCGACAACGATCAGTCGCTCACGGACGTGCCCGAGTGGGCCGAGCAAGCCGGAAACGAGGTGCTAGCAGTCGAATCGCACGACGATTATCAGGCGTTCTACGTGGAGAAGGCATGA
- a CDS encoding helix-turn-helix domain-containing protein → MPDSMAEQLQQDMVCEGLLECFHGLKQLDRACFEALVEAEEPLTVDEIAATVDRERSTAYRAVQRLLQTGFIQKEQVNYDQGGYYHVYSPTDPSKIAGDMQRLLNDWYAKMGQLIQEFEDKYEQAEATAPVEG, encoded by the coding sequence ATGCCAGACTCGATGGCCGAACAACTCCAGCAAGACATGGTCTGTGAGGGGCTCCTCGAGTGCTTTCACGGCCTCAAACAACTCGACAGGGCGTGCTTCGAGGCGCTGGTGGAAGCCGAGGAACCGCTGACGGTGGACGAAATCGCGGCGACGGTCGACCGCGAGCGATCGACGGCCTACCGGGCCGTCCAGCGCCTGCTCCAGACGGGTTTCATCCAGAAGGAACAGGTCAACTACGACCAGGGCGGCTACTATCACGTCTACTCGCCGACCGACCCGTCGAAGATCGCCGGCGACATGCAGCGCCTGCTCAACGACTGGTACGCGAAGATGGGCCAGCTCATCCAGGAGTTCGAGGACAAGTACGAGCAGGCCGAGGCGACGGCCCCGGTCGAAGGATAG
- a CDS encoding MBL fold metallo-hydrolase, which translates to MVHQITAERLADMIDAGESITLVDTRQEDSYEGWHIRGAENVPFDPDEGFTDEHRARVDEASENGSIVAICGKGLTSTPFGIELEDHGYDDVRVVKGGMEDWSKVYEVVPTDTESEELVIVQVQRRAKGCLGYVVGSSESGRAAVVDPTRQTDRLKVVAEEAGLTIERVLDTHVHADHVSGGRTLADELGVPYHFGERASERDVEYDYEPLADGETIDIGGVEIEALHTPGHTTEMMNYRVDDEAVLTGDTLFVESVGRTELQFGDEDAADGAEMLYDSLHETLLELPEDTRVLPGHVSVSADGRYEVASPGDAVEARLSTLRDELDLLGLEKEAFVSRLVDNTPEKPANYERVIEINTGQATLEDEQEATELEMGPNNCAA; encoded by the coding sequence ATGGTACACCAGATCACCGCCGAACGACTCGCCGACATGATCGACGCGGGCGAGTCGATCACGCTCGTCGACACGCGACAGGAGGACAGTTACGAGGGGTGGCACATTCGAGGCGCCGAGAACGTTCCCTTCGACCCCGACGAGGGGTTCACGGACGAACACCGGGCGCGCGTCGACGAGGCCAGCGAGAACGGCTCGATCGTCGCGATCTGTGGAAAGGGCCTCACGTCGACGCCGTTCGGGATCGAACTCGAGGACCACGGCTACGACGACGTCAGGGTCGTGAAAGGCGGGATGGAAGACTGGAGCAAAGTGTACGAGGTCGTCCCCACCGACACCGAAAGCGAGGAGCTCGTGATCGTACAGGTGCAACGACGAGCGAAGGGCTGTCTCGGGTACGTCGTCGGCTCGAGCGAGTCGGGGCGGGCCGCCGTCGTCGACCCCACCCGCCAGACGGACCGACTCAAGGTCGTCGCCGAGGAGGCCGGCCTCACGATCGAGCGCGTCCTGGACACGCACGTCCACGCCGACCACGTCTCGGGGGGCCGAACGCTCGCCGACGAACTCGGCGTCCCCTACCACTTCGGCGAACGCGCGAGCGAACGCGACGTCGAGTACGACTACGAACCCCTCGCCGACGGGGAGACGATCGACATCGGCGGCGTGGAAATCGAAGCGCTCCACACGCCGGGGCACACGACGGAGATGATGAACTATCGCGTAGACGACGAGGCCGTCCTGACGGGGGACACGCTGTTCGTCGAATCCGTCGGCCGGACGGAACTCCAGTTCGGCGACGAGGACGCCGCCGACGGCGCCGAAATGCTCTACGATTCCCTCCACGAGACGCTCCTCGAGCTTCCCGAGGACACGCGCGTCCTGCCCGGCCACGTCTCGGTCTCGGCGGACGGAAGGTACGAGGTCGCCTCGCCAGGCGACGCAGTCGAGGCCCGACTCAGTACGCTCCGAGACGAACTCGACCTCCTGGGCCTCGAGAAGGAGGCGTTCGTGAGCCGCCTCGTCGACAACACGCCCGAGAAGCCGGCGAACTACGAGCGCGTCATCGAGATCAACACCGGGCAGGCGACGCTCGAGGACGAGCAGGAGGCGACCGAACTCGAGATGGGGCCGAACAACTGCGCGGCCTAG
- a CDS encoding M20 family metallopeptidase produces the protein MSSLTTETYVRDHRDELVDLTLELLAIDTSNPPGDTRETVDALESSLSSLPVDLERIVVDPAKPNLLVRVPGADSTRTLLFNGHLDTVPYDADEWTHDPLGERVDDHIYGRGATDMKGAVAAMAFSLRALLETNTEPPVDLVFAFVSDEEVGGDAGLPALLEDGLLEADACVIGEPTCEEGRHSVTVADRGSIWLTLEATGRAAHGSRPPLGENAIDRLYGAISTLRERFGTSELDIDATMEPIIEESVAYYGPTMGSETARDLFAHPSINLGTIEGGEAINSVPQSARADLDVRLTAGVHTPDVLAAIRECVAECDGIAITNASWSVGTAEPLESPLVEAVASTAEAVTGDRVYRRSATGGGDAKRLRNGGIPTVEFALGTDTVHAVDEYTTLKALVGNALVYARLPATWAEADGG, from the coding sequence ATGTCCTCACTCACAACCGAGACGTACGTCCGCGACCACCGTGACGAACTGGTCGACCTCACGCTCGAGTTGCTCGCGATCGACACGTCGAATCCGCCGGGGGACACGCGCGAGACCGTCGATGCGCTCGAGTCGTCGCTATCGTCGCTCCCGGTCGATCTCGAGCGGATCGTCGTCGACCCGGCGAAACCCAACCTCCTGGTACGGGTTCCGGGTGCGGATTCGACGCGAACGCTCCTGTTCAACGGGCACCTCGACACGGTACCCTACGACGCCGACGAGTGGACGCACGACCCTCTCGGGGAGCGCGTCGATGATCACATCTACGGCCGCGGGGCGACCGACATGAAGGGGGCCGTCGCCGCGATGGCGTTTTCGCTCCGGGCGCTGCTCGAGACCAACACCGAGCCCCCGGTCGACCTCGTCTTCGCCTTCGTCAGCGACGAGGAGGTTGGCGGCGACGCCGGGCTTCCCGCCCTGCTCGAGGACGGCTTGCTCGAGGCCGACGCCTGCGTCATCGGCGAACCGACGTGCGAGGAGGGACGCCACTCGGTGACGGTCGCCGACCGCGGCAGCATCTGGCTGACGCTCGAGGCGACCGGCCGGGCGGCCCACGGATCGCGCCCGCCCCTCGGCGAGAACGCGATCGACCGACTCTACGGGGCGATTTCAACCCTGCGGGAGCGCTTCGGCACGTCCGAACTGGATATCGACGCGACGATGGAACCGATTATCGAGGAGTCGGTCGCGTACTACGGGCCAACGATGGGCTCCGAGACGGCCCGCGATCTCTTCGCGCACCCGTCGATCAACCTCGGGACGATCGAGGGCGGCGAGGCGATAAACAGCGTTCCCCAGTCGGCCCGGGCGGATCTCGACGTACGGTTGACTGCCGGCGTCCACACGCCCGACGTGCTCGCTGCCATCCGCGAGTGCGTCGCAGAGTGTGACGGCATCGCGATCACGAATGCCTCCTGGAGTGTCGGTACGGCCGAACCGCTCGAGAGCCCGCTCGTCGAGGCGGTGGCGTCGACGGCCGAAGCCGTCACCGGCGATCGCGTGTATCGACGAAGCGCGACCGGTGGTGGCGACGCCAAGCGGCTCCGAAATGGCGGCATTCCGACGGTTGAATTCGCGCTCGGAACCGACACCGTCCACGCCGTCGACGAGTACACGACGCTCAAGGCACTCGTCGGCAACGCGCTGGTCTACGCGCGTCTGCCGGCGACGTGGGCCGAGGCCGACGGTGGCTGA